A single genomic interval of Zingiber officinale cultivar Zhangliang chromosome 4A, Zo_v1.1, whole genome shotgun sequence harbors:
- the LOC121973356 gene encoding senescence-associated protein OSA15, chloroplastic-like, which produces MEFLCTSGITRLNDRARQDAAVLRLGFLKLDARAREDTRKIDLGVKEKAARLKHLATDRAQSDLKRVADQHWSDGALEADLRRADFIFRRRAMEDAYMALKFIRNIHDMMANKFYQFPSNERSFSLKDKMGFITLKKNGKALDLFADEVTTDRMQAIQEAYWTMASALLPSSP; this is translated from the exons ATGGAATTTTTATGCACTAGTGGCATAACAAGACTAAATGATCGGGCACGCCAAGATGCTGCTGTTCTTCGACTTGGATTTCTTAAGCTTGATG CTCGTGCAAGGGAGGACACAAGGAAGATTGACCTTGGTGTTAAGGAAAAGGCTGCTCGGTTGAAGCATTTAGCCACT GACAGGGCTCAATCTGATCTGAAGAGAGTAGCAGATCAGCATTGGAGTGATGGGGCCTTAGAG GCCGACTTACGACGAGCTGACTTCATATTTAGACGACGTGCCATGGAAGATGCATACATGGCATTGAAG TTTATAAGAAACATTCATGACATGATGGCAAACAAATTTTACCAATT TCCTTCAAATGAAAGGTCTTTCTCTCTCAAAGATAAAATGGGATTCATTACACTCAAAAAGAATGGGAAAGCTCTTGATCTATTTGCAGATGAGGTCACAACAGACCGTATGCAAGCCATTCAG GAAGCTTATTGGACTATGGCATCTGCCTTACTGCCATCTAGTCCATGA